From Cellulophaga lytica DSM 7489, a single genomic window includes:
- the rpsD gene encoding 30S ribosomal protein S4, whose protein sequence is MARYTGPKTKIARKFGEAIFGEDKSFEKKNYPPGQHGNNRRRGKKSEYAIQLMEKQKAKYSYGILEKQFRNLFAKANSSKGVTGEVLLQLCESRLDNVVYRMGISNSRRGARQLVSHRHITVNGELVNIPSYSLKPGDVVGVREKSKSLSAIQDALAANSRVYEWITWNSEKKEGTYVSIPERVQIPENIKEQLIVELYSK, encoded by the coding sequence ATGGCAAGATATACAGGACCTAAAACTAAGATCGCACGTAAATTCGGAGAAGCGATATTTGGAGAAGATAAGTCTTTTGAGAAAAAGAATTATCCTCCAGGACAACACGGTAACAACAGACGTCGTGGTAAAAAATCTGAATATGCTATCCAATTAATGGAGAAGCAAAAAGCTAAATATTCTTACGGAATTTTAGAAAAACAATTTAGAAACTTATTTGCAAAAGCAAACAGTAGTAAAGGAGTAACTGGTGAAGTTTTACTTCAGTTATGTGAATCTCGTTTAGATAACGTTGTTTACAGAATGGGTATTTCTAACTCAAGAAGAGGGGCAAGACAATTAGTTTCTCACCGTCACATTACTGTAAATGGAGAATTGGTAAACATACCATCTTATTCTTTAAAGCCAGGAGATGTTGTAGGTGTTAGAGAAAAATCTAAATCATTATCTGCTATACAAGATGCATTGGCTGCTAACAGTCGAGTATACGAGTGGATTACTTGGAATTCTGAAAAGAAGGAAGGTACATATGTATCTATTCCAGAAAGAGTTCAGATTCCAGAGAATATCAAGGAACAACTAATCGTCGAGTTATACTCTAAATAA
- a CDS encoding DNA-directed RNA polymerase subunit alpha yields the protein MALLNFQKPDKVIMIDSTDFEGKFEFRPLEPGYGLTVGNALRRVLLSALEGFAITSVRMDKVEHEFSVIPGVVEDVTEMILNLKQVRFKRQIEDVEAETVSISVSGKNQLTAGDFQKFISGYQVLNPDLVICNMDAKVSINMEIVIEKGRGYVPAEENKKPGAAIGTIPIDSIFTPIKNVKYSIENYRVEQKTDYEKLVFEISSDGSINPKDALTEAAKVLIHHFMLFSDERITLEADEIAQTETYDEESLHMRQLLKTKLVDMDLSVRALNCLKAAEVDTLGDLVSFNKNDLMKFRNFGKKSLTELEELVINKGLSFGMDLSKYKLDKD from the coding sequence ATGGCATTATTAAATTTTCAGAAGCCCGATAAAGTTATAATGATCGATTCTACAGATTTTGAAGGGAAATTTGAATTTCGTCCTTTAGAGCCTGGTTATGGATTGACTGTTGGAAACGCATTAAGAAGAGTATTACTTTCTGCATTAGAAGGTTTTGCAATTACTTCTGTGAGAATGGACAAAGTAGAACATGAGTTCTCTGTTATTCCTGGTGTTGTTGAAGACGTTACAGAAATGATTTTAAACTTAAAACAAGTTCGTTTTAAGAGACAAATAGAAGATGTTGAAGCTGAAACAGTTTCAATTTCTGTAAGTGGTAAAAATCAGTTAACTGCGGGTGATTTTCAGAAATTTATTTCTGGGTACCAAGTATTAAATCCTGATTTAGTAATTTGTAATATGGATGCTAAAGTAAGCATCAATATGGAAATTGTTATTGAAAAAGGAAGAGGATACGTACCAGCAGAAGAGAATAAAAAGCCTGGTGCTGCTATAGGAACTATTCCAATTGATTCTATTTTTACGCCTATTAAAAACGTAAAATATAGTATTGAGAACTATCGTGTAGAACAAAAAACTGATTATGAAAAACTAGTTTTTGAAATCAGTAGCGATGGATCAATAAATCCTAAAGATGCTTTAACTGAAGCTGCAAAGGTTTTAATTCATCACTTCATGTTATTCTCTGATGAGCGTATTACTCTAGAAGCAGATGAAATAGCTCAGACTGAGACTTATGATGAGGAATCATTACACATGCGTCAGTTGCTAAAAACTAAATTAGTAGATATGGATTTATCAGTTCGTGCACTAAATTGTTTAAAAGCAGCAGAAGTAGATACATTAGGAGACTTAGTTTCATTTAACAAAAATGATCTTATGAAGTTTAGAAACTTCGGTAAAAAATCATTAACTGAATTAGAAGAGTTAGTGATTAATAAAGGATTAAGTTTTGGAATGGACTTGTCAAAATATAAATTGGATAAAGATTAA